A DNA window from Hordeum vulgare subsp. vulgare chromosome 1H, MorexV3_pseudomolecules_assembly, whole genome shotgun sequence contains the following coding sequences:
- the LOC123432297 gene encoding uncharacterized protein LOC123432297 — MRRARPREHGSVCVGVRHHTRPTRGERARESKANRSRFRAPPRGFPPSPRRIKPPFPSLLPPPALAPESQLHHLPARRRRGSFGFFSSPLSLSHLLLLVLGPFLFLGRERAIPIAVAVEGGGGARSRAETEAPGRGGAMGGQRAEDGRPHSNLQRFLDCTTPAVDTHILPKTNGRLSNDAWHHADADSVEYFNLADLWEQYYEWSAYGAGATVQLQGGDKVVQYYVPYLSGIQLYTNKVLNASRSFGEDYAMDFWSDDDDNEKMSRSWSSTSDDSFNCDIVGGNRRRPGHLYFEFFEVCSPYGRIPLMDKVYELSQGFPGLTSLKSVDLSPVSWMSVAWYPIYHIPYQRNVKDLSACFLTYHTISSSFQDHSPETMTYGSAASGKQNDQKANTVSLPPFGLAANKIQGSLWTNPRTGDHKRIVSLFGAADSWLKQLGVRHHDFNYFVTHPM; from the exons ATGAGAAGGGCGCGACCGCGCGAGCACGGAAGCGTTTGCGTTGGCGTCCGACATCACACAAGGCCAACGCGAGGAGAGAGAGCGCGCGAGAGCAAAGCAAACCGCAGCCGGTTTCGTGCCCCGCCCCGCGGCTTCCCCCCCTCCCCCCGACGAATAAAGCCGCCATTCCCCTCGCTCCTTCCCCCTCCCGCTCTCGCTCCCGAATCCCAGCTGCACCACCTGCCTGCGCGGCGCCGCCGAGGCTCCTTCggattcttctcctctcctctctccctctctcacctGCTCCTGCTCGTGCTCGGCCCCTTCCTCTTCCTTGGGAGGGAGCGAGCGATTCCGATCGCCGTGGCCGTGGAGGGCGGCGGGGGTGCTCGGTCTCGCGCGGAGACGGAGGCGCCTGGACGCGGAGGGGCCATGGGCGGGCAGAGGGCAGAGGACGGCCGGCCGCACTCCAATCTGCAGCGCTTCCTCGACTGCACCACCCCGGCGGTCGACACGCACattctccccaag ACCAACGGACGGCTGTCCAATGACGCGTGGCACCACGCCGACGCCGACAGCGTCGAGTACTTCAACCTCGCCGACCTGTGGGAGCAGTACTACGAGTGGAGCGCGTACGGCGCCGGAGCCACCGTGCAGCTGCAAGGAGGGGACAAGGTAGTTCAGTACTACGTCCCGTACTTGTCAGGGATACAGCTATACACCAACAAAGTCCTGAATGCATCCAG GAGTTTTGGCGAGGATTATGCCATGGACTTCTGgagcgatgatgacgacaatgagaaGATGTCAAGATCCTGGAGTTCAACATCTGACGACTCATTTAACTGCGACATAGTAGGGGGGAACAGGAGGCGACCTGGCCATTTGTATTTTGAGTTCTTTGAAGTTTGCTCTCCTTATGGAAGGATCCCACTCATGGATAAG GTATATGAACTATCCCAGGGCTTTCCTGGGTTGACATCGCTCAAGAGCGTCGACCTTTCACCTGTCAGTTGGATGTCAGTTGCCTG GTATCCAATCTACCACATTCCCTACCAACGCAACGTGAAGGACTTGTCTGCGTGCTTCCTAACTTACCATACCATTTCCTCTTCATTTCAAG ATCACTCGCCGGAGACCATGACCTATGGCTCAGCTGCCAGTGGGAAACAGAATGACCAGAAGGCCAACACAGTATCGCTTCCACCGTTTGGACTCGCAGCAAACAAGATACAAGGCTCTCTGTGGACCAACCCCAGGACAGGAGATCATAAGAGGATCGTCTCCCTCTTCGGCGCAGCAGACTCCTGGCTTAAGCAGCTTGGAGTCCGGCACCATGACTTCAACTACTTCGTCACTCACCCCATGTGA